The following proteins come from a genomic window of Theileria equi strain WA chromosome 2 map unlocalized gcontig_1105316255037, whole genome shotgun sequence:
- a CDS encoding hypothetical protein (encoded by transcript BEWA_041120A): MDRYKRCENILTHGFEVQCNQNYLRLEDNFRDVASVSKSSSNSVPNLTGLLDKHNGLPSKIDERVINTLSRCLLHCCSFFDGNGRLDSSPIGTNGRKVGLSNVIDLLKHRNVTVFDDIACLCLFFLLDMICHLVGHLTRSQELLFNKDSSSRFNQFTDGYYELNAVPSGPPVGSQMYDSHSAGNEMIHNFLKNVRGYLKVEANSYLLKDVKSFDKVVASPASDEGEKFKNIQIQHLLGAPLMDIENLGYNYFDPYYNYNNVRQKGKELVHDRVGAMYSPLNPRLPDEGTTFRIDTGSRSLRQIYRPPKGGTEGDFSKKFGKIPVALFARNPNFSSEVVLLNDSAIRQSSSDTPAEYIVSISNTGIKIYNCALFSANIRSNPREKQNTLRKSFYINEIVRNNMLDRLTLKLLRFETARTDSATKWRSNIDAINKYLSSLSWGCLWQNWHFFRSSLVPETTFLEAVEDFDKLLSDDDGVSKLRLLCFEFISGIKSDYASGITNISDFVKNLVSNYSNTIISGFDDEFSKLRIKLANELGASTQTEPKVSKKSSANTAHQDSLEPQKVNDENVQSMRDEHLPKYFSFAKDPYELTSLDKIIDCGLLDSSDFSGEPFLSCMQDTTLITSKLRRSSKTAVNVCKICAMSLKKTDSGETSERIARCIKILDIFVVLLQKSSKQFKNSNDLNTFISTYHRVPFELSIWILGQFYVRKGNSEFILNSTGCKKLMCHLMWLCIYTCNSEWSYDFSTLLNIDFRGMMSLNLLFDSCVELTSLVQTGGKKSRSYRLEVPLVTPSSSQIGDLVSALRSNKRSRRE; the protein is encoded by the exons ATGGATCGTTATAAACGCTGTGAGAATATTCTCACTCACGGCTTTGAGGTCCAATGCAACCAGAATTATCTCCGTCTGGAGGATAATTTTAGGGACGTTGCGTCCGTTTCCAAATCGTCGTCAAATTCTGTCCCAAATTTGACCGGATTGCTGGACAAACACAATGGTTTGCCATCTAAAATTGACGAAAGAGTGATTAATACATTGTCACGGTGTCTATTGCACTGTTGTTCGTTCTTTGATGGAAACGGAAGGTTGGACTCCTCTCCCATTGGCACAAACGGCCGCAAAGTTGGTCTATCGAATGTTATAGACCTTTTAAAGCATCGCAATGTGACAGTATTCGACGATATCGCCTGTTTatgtttgttttttttGTTAGACATGATATGCCATCTTGTAGGTCATCTTACGCGGTCCCAGGAACTCCTATTTAACAAGGACTCTAGTTCCAGATTCAATCAGTTTACAGATGGCTACTATGAACTTAATGCAGTACCCAGCGGTCCCCCGGTAGGATCACAAATGTATGATTCACACAGCGCTGGAAATGAAATGATACATAACTTCTTAAAGAATGTCAGAGGATACCTCAAAGTTGAAGCCAATTCATACCTCTTGAAGGATGTCAAAAGTTTTGATAAAGTTGTAGCTTCTCCGGCTTCAGATGAAGGCGAAAAGTTTAAGAACATCCAAATTCAGCATCTCTTGGGAGCACCCCTTATGGATATCGAAAACCTGGGATACAACTACTTTGATCCCTACTACAATTATAACAACGTTAGACAAAAGGGAAAAGAGCTAGTACACGATCGTGTTGGAGCAATGTACTCTCCATTGAATCCAAGATTGCCTGACGAAGGCACAACTTTCAGAATTGATACCGGATCTAGATCACTTCGACAGATTTACCGACCTCCAAAGGGTGGAACCGAAGGTGATTTTTCCAAGaagtttggaaaaattCCCGTAGCATTGTTTGCCAGGAATCCAAACTTCTCTAGCGAAGTTGTACTGCTCAACGATTCCGCAATTAGACAGTCCTCTAGTGATACTCCTGCAGAATACATTGTCTCTATAAGTAACACTGGTATAAAGATATACAACTGTGCGCTGTTTTCTGCGAATATAAGGTCTAATCCGCGGGAAAAACAAAACACCTTGAGAAAGtcattttatataaatgaaatTGTTAGAAACAATATGCTTGATAGACTTACCCTTAAATTACTACGCTTTGAAACAGCTAGAACAGATTCTGCAACTAAATGGAGAAGTAACATTGATGCTATAAacaag TATCTCTCATCTCTAAGTTGGGGATGCTTGTGGCAGAATTGGCACTTCTTTAGAAGCTCTCTTGTTCCTGAAACAACATTCTTAGAAGCTGTCGAGGACTTTGACAAGTTATTGAGTGATGATGACGGTGTTTCAAAATTGCGTCTTCTTTGCTTCGAGTTTATTAGCGGAATAAAATCAGACTATGCCTCTGGAATAACGAACATTTCTGATTTCGTGAAAAATCTTGTTTCCAACTACTCCAACACAATAATATCTGGGTTTGACGATGAATTTAGCAAGTTAAGGATTAAGTTGGCCAACGAACTTGGGGCCTCTACACAGACTGAACCAAAAGTTAGCAAAAAGAGTTCTGCAAATACTGCACATCAAGATAGTCTTGAACCACAAAAGGttaatgatgaaaatgtacaGAGTATGCGTGATGAACATCTTCCCAAGTATTTTAGCTTTGCTAAAGATCCGTACGAATTAACAAGTTTAGACAAAATTATAGATTGCGGATTGTTGGACTCTTCTGATTTTTCCGGCGAACCATTCTTATCTTGCATGCAGGATACAACGCTTATTACTTCAAAGTTGAGGCGATCTTCTAAAACGGCGGTTAATGTATGCAAGATATGCGCCATGTCCCTGAAAAAGACAGATTCCGGAGAAACGAGCGAAAGAATTGCTAGATGCATAAAAATTCTGGACATTTTTGTGGTACTGCTACAAAAGTCTAGCAAACAATTCAAGAACTCCAATGATTTGAACACATTTATCAGCACATATCATAG GGTTCCATTCGAATTGTCCATATGGATTTTGGGTCAATTTTATGTTAGAAAAGGGAATTCAGAGTTTATTCTCAACAGTACTGGTTGTAAGAAGCTAATGTGTCACCTTATGTGGCTCTGTATTTACACATGCAACTCGGAATGGAGTTATGACTTTTCGACACTATTGAATATAGATTTTAGGGGGATGATGTCTTTGAATCTTTTGTTCGACAGTTGTGTAGAATTGACCAGCTTGGTTCAAACTGGTGGAAAGAAGTCTAGGTCGTACAGACTTGAGGTACCCTTGGTAACTCCATCGTCATCGCAAATTGGTGATTTGGTTAGTGCACTTCGATCTAACAAACGTTCGAGACGTGAataa
- a CDS encoding conserved hypothetical protein (encoded by transcript BEWA_041150A): MSKKRKRNDPVDEEGRKASKAEEKARLFEKSKLFPKIVGVCYEKTQATWIATWRANGKTCHKYFSTSTLGFEEAYHRAVSCRITNIQKKKNLFKHDISALQSQASSENVLIETSIFPLSTQEPNTEEHYRLKMHKCALYCILEDLKWNSPRTVPHMDVDSLKTLNEIIDKHILNIWHSTDISQIQKYLDMFQPFLDLHMLPNTLDIKEQADYVHAIYEMPV; the protein is encoded by the coding sequence ATGAGtaaaaaaagaaaaagaaatGACCCCgtagatgaagaaggaagaaaagcATCCAAGGCTGAAGAGAAAGCCAGGTTATTTGAAAAGTCGAAACTCTTTCCAAAGATAGTAGGTGTTTGTTATGAGAAAACACAAGCGACATGGATAGCTACATGGAGAGCTAATGGCAAAACCTGCCACAAGTACTTCAGTACCTCTACCCTAGGGTTTGAGGAAGCCTATCACCGTGCTGTTTCGTGTCGAATAACAAACatccaaaagaagaagaatctatTTAAACATGATATTTCGGCTTTACAGTCCCAGGCTAGCTCAGAAAACGTTCTCATTGAAACCAGCATATTTCCCTTGTCAACTCAAGAACCAAACACGGAGGAGCATTATAGGCTGAAAATGCACAAGTGCGCTCTATACTGTATATtagaagatttaaagtGGAATTCTCCTAGAACTGTTCCACATATGGATGTAGACAGTCTCAAAACTCTCAATGAGATTATAGACAAacatattttaaacataTGGCATTCAACCGACATCTCCCAGATTCAAAAGTATTTAGACATGTTTCAGCCATTTTTGGATCTGCATATGCTCCCAAACACACTAGACATCAAAGAACAGGCAGACTATGTCCATGCCATATACGAAATGCCAGTGTGA
- a CDS encoding heat shock family protein (encoded by transcript BEWA_041140A) yields MKVTKLALLHIFFVFVLYSPSFVRYTLCEEDVDVEVTETPEEKEEEVKLSEEELLNQAEDPVLLSEDDISKLSKTGEHHEYQAEITRLLDIIVNSLYSSKEIFLRELISNSADALEKYKIFALQNDYEDKGEELNIKIRAIPNKRILTIMDNGIGMTKHDLINNLGTIAKSGTANFLDALNKGEGDASLIGQFGVGFYSAFLVADTVIVQSKHSTDKQYVWKSSADANYELYEDPKGDTLGAHGTLITLKLREDATNYLKPDVLQDLVKKYSQFVKHPIKLYKLSKDGDSVDWAVVNDVPPIWTRDKTTITPEEYISFYKAISGHTEDPLTHIHFSAEGDVDFKALLYIPARPANIYFDSNSKEHNVKIYSRRVLVSEELPDFIPRYLFSIYGVVDSDSFPLNVSREHLQQSKLIKVIGKKIVRTVLDTLLDLMKKSDKSKKALKEELEAETDEEKKKEIEKKIAQPTEFDKFYSSFKGALKVGCYDDDANRKKIAKLLKYKTSKHKDTEITLEQYIAEMPENQKDIYYASGDSYKEIKNIPHLQGFVKRDLDVLFLMDTMDESCLTQLMDYEGKRFKSIQKGEISFDLTEEEKEEEKKKIKKYKPLTKVAKKMLPELLDVKVSRRLTDDPCTVVASEWGMTAHMEKLVKSYVVHKQEDSFDVASKFNSRILEINPDHPIMIELLKRAIKDPESSDLKRSILLLYNAAKLASGFIVENPKNVVQSAYKYLNHNLGVDASSKLEDVQVEESETEEEKPEDPGTLDIERLIESNNVEIDDEVKESLKTHLYESKHQTEGEPLNLDQFESLSDEEEEDDEDEDDDDHEPKTHEYDPKDSPVTEDIITDEL; encoded by the coding sequence ATGAAAGTCACCAAACTTGCGCTGTTGCACATATTCTTTGTCTTTGTGCTATACTCACCATCTTTTGTACGCTACACATTATGCGAAGAAGATGTTGATGTTGAAGTAACTGAAACACctgaagaaaaggaagaagaggtaAAATTGAGCGAAGAGGAACTCCTGAACCAAGCGGAGGATCCAGTTCTACTCAGTGAAGATGATATCTCAAAACTCTCTAAAACGGGAGAACACCACGAATATCAAGCAGAAATTACTCGTTTGCTCGATATTATCGTAAATTCCCTCTATTCAAGCAAGGAGATTTTCTTGCGTGAGCTCATCTCCAACTCCGCTGATGCCCTTGAAAAATACAAGATATTCGCACTTCAAAATGACTATGAAGACAAGGGTGAAGAGTTGAACATAAAGATCCGTGCTATTCCAAATAAGCGTATTTTGACTATTATGGATAATGGTATAGGTATGACCAAACATGATTTGATTAACAACTTGGGTACCATTGCCAAATCCGGAACCGCCAATTTTTTGGATGCACTTAATAAAGGTGAAGGAGATGCAAGTTTAATTGGACAATTTGGTGTTGGTTTTTATTCTGCGTTTCTTGTTGCAGATACTGTTATTGTGCAGAGTAAGCATTCCACTGATAAGCAATATGTATGGAAGTCATCCGCTGATGCAAACTATGAACTTTATGAAGACCCCAAGGGCGACACTTTGGGCGCACACGGTACCTTAATCACCCTTAAACTCAGAGAAGATGCTACAAATTATCTAAAGCCCGATGTTCTCCAGGATTTAGTTAAAAAGTACAGCCAATTTGTCAAACATCCAATCAAACTCTATAAGCTTTCAAAGGATGGCGATTCAGTCGACTGGGCGGTTGTAAATGATGTTCCTCCAATTTGGACAAGGGACAAGACCACAATTACTCCAGAAGAGTACATTTCATTTTATAAGGCTATTAGTGGACATACTGAAGATCCTTTGACCCACATTCACTTTTCTGCCGAAGGTGATGTTGATTTCAAGGCTCTTTTGTACATACCTGCACGTCCTGCAAATATCTATTTTGACAGCAACTCCAAAGAACATAATGTCAAAATTTACAGCAGAAGAGTACTTGTATCTGAAGAGCTTCCAGACTTCATTCCTAGGTATTTGTTCTCTATTTATGGTGTAGTAGATAGTGATTCCTTCCCTCTCAATGTTTCTCGTGAGCATCTGCAGCAATCAAAATTGATCAAGGTTATTGGAAAAAAGATTGTTCGTACAGTATTGGATACTCTTTTGGACTTGATGAAAAAGAGTGACAAATCTAAAAAGGCATTGAAGGAAGAACTTGAAGCTGAGACTGatgaagagaagaaaaaggaGATTGAAAAGAAAATCGCTCAACCAACAgagtttgataaattcTATAGCTCATTTAAGGGTGCACTCAAGGTTGGTTGTTATGACGATGATGCTAATAGGAAGAAGATTGCAAAATTGCTGAAATACAAGACCTCAAAGCACAAGGATACTGAAATTACGCTGGAACAATACATTGCCGAAATGCCTGAGAAtcaaaaggatatttattATGCAAGTGGAGACTCATACAAGGAGATTAAAAACATTCCACATTTGCAGGGTTTTGTAAAGCGTGATTTGGATGTCTTGTTCTTGATGGATACCATGGATGAATCCTGCCTAACACAGCTTATGGATTATGAGGGTAAGAGGTTCAAATCTATTCAAAAGGGTGAAATATCATTTGATCTCacggaggaagaaaaggaggaggaaaagaaaaagatTAAGAAATACAAGCCACTTACAAAGGTTGCAAAGAAAATGCTTCCAGAACTCTTGGACGTCAAAGTCTCTAGGCGTCTTACGGATGATCCTTGCACTGTTGTTGCTTCTGAATGGGGAATGACGGCCCATATGGAAAAGCTTGTAAAGTCTTATGTAGTTCATAAGCAAGAGGATAGTTTTGATGTTGCCTCAAAGTTCAACTCTAGAATATTAGAAATTAACCCAGATCATCCAATCATGATTGAGCTTTTGAAGCGTGCTATCAAAGATCCTGAATCATCGGATCTTAAACGTTCTATCTTACTATTATACAATGCAGCAAAGCTTGCCAGTGGATTTATAGTGGAAAATCCCAAAAACGTTGTCCAATCCGCTTACAAGTATCTCAACCATAACCTCGGAGTGGATGCCAGTTCCAAGCTTGAAGACGTGCAagttgaagaatctgaaactgaagaagagaaacCAGAAGATCCAGGCACACTCGATATTGAAAGACTTATTGAAAGCAATAACGTTGAGATTGATGATGAGGTCAAGGAAAGTCTCAAGACACACCTCTACGAATCTAAACATCAAACTGAAGGCGAACCATTGAACCTTGATCAGTTTGAAAGTCTGAGcgatgaggaagaagaggatgacgaagatgaagatgatgacgaCCATGAGCCCAAAACCCACGAATACGACCCCAAAGATTCACCAGTCACAGAAGATATTATCACTGATGAATTGTAA
- a CDS encoding conserved hypothetical protein (encoded by transcript BEWA_041130A), whose amino-acid sequence MAAYNVAQDRKSRKEQFDRLIHYFSGNFIVVRTLSHAKEKISGLFQPVDVLSSILLKDENSSGFTFEDYEHLTKLKENDFDYHLLEALVANEPKEDDLESDAPITRWFIEWSVQLVKLVRVSRHVQYDVPLETTGLFLIAHPDDSEVVSSILQNAPTFPIALLFIGDSLDPEKLKEIQANASKSLILDTSECSDVDALCQNGSKLHEFTIDFVKHCLEKLNYTHSDVEKIKKKTSKSPQSDESTRRTLYILMSEELHHGLQTVTSNMCRTYTDHDIQALAHVYSGILQYKRMKQQIKGESHHGDLDNIIFDFDKAASLYLKFGKKWESLLISIFSLFVEDDTEVTKFATKNASFELKTKSDHARSALSLELCSLHSEKKRKRMFQMVMAGHMYNQAGLYNLSKRCYLLAVPEYEEKGWNVSYEHLFGALGRYNAQYFVNALNGLSNVCESKLFANYEHFGDIQSVESLKSQQYAGDREISYLRRLMKVSFMVSSGKSKTKLRISSSSSAFPGLTIEGSIVPSIEQNGSLPFPVRVPLILLKSREGVPGRNCFLLSFKLLRVLGNPKDHDYTSYNERYLEEEYMNKCIEKLASEHEEWKLCLDFTRSLDRASFKRSTKQNTLPRTIRKDSPILLQLEFVNPLHIPLHCDEFYILIGSESESWWEKVQVLSYSSDDSLKEYAFVYLKELEKQILYMQFKISRCGSFVIKGVRWKLFSSANFWVPLYLSGGKVTIKTDTTVLKSQPLCDYLNGRRKNYGLHFKISEKQPIVSVEFYRRNPSDYFTSFDKREDFDIYDKEFLKAIKLSEGKEFCEALDSEQLVRTNDPLEEYDPLLCIVRCISGEFVFTELNIKNKGSYPISTITIKMTSVGIFKLPMYPIGFRIVSNNAKSLWNVTQGHTIKIRENVLDEKTFDVVISGDGPLLNPDETASVFFFMIPNLVGDSDICCVSGHVSITSEGDNVETIVVFKQFYLLSDGVVVLANADHPLSKVIKCNIKNHSDKDITSLTFYNDDKILEPVISPVRVLNTKLDIEKTIVIKKKTSTSTLLPYNDKFTSFVVKWNSGNVFGFEYPAISIPTYAKLVVDVKADLNVIQWEGKPLVVNINFGITNISKEAFESCYAKVPLFNTREDCHKWFFVGTTKRKIPATQPGETQNIAFSALIPLPGVYIFTASDLSFTGTIQPVTIPSRQQTIVVNN is encoded by the coding sequence ATGGCCGCATATAACGTGGCTCAGGACAGAAAAAGCCGTAAGGAGCAGTTTGATAGGCTTATACACTACTTTTCTGGTAATTTTATAGTTGTTAGAACGTTATCCCATGCAAAGGAAAAGATAAGTGGATTATTTCAACCAGTGGATGTGTTATCTTCAATATTGCTGAAAGATGAAAACTCCAGTGGATTCACGTTTGAAGATTATGAACATCTCACAAAGCTGAAGGAAAATGATTTCGATTATCATCTACTTGAGGCTCTGGTGGCTAATGAACCCAAAGAGGACGACCTAGAGTCTGATGCACCAATTACCAGATGGTTTATAGAATGGTCAGTTCAACTTGTAAAGTTGGTCAGAGTATCACGCCATGTTCAGTATGATGTGCCTTTGGAAACCACTGGTCTATTTCTAATCGCACACCCTGATGATAGCGAAGTAGTTTCCTCTATTCTGCAGAATGCTCCGACATTTCCTATCGCTCTCTTATTCATTGGAGATTCTTTAGACCCTGAAAAACTTAAGGAAATACAAGCCAATGCTTCAAAATCTCTAATATTAGACACTAGTGAATGTTCTGATGTAGATGCCCTTTGTCAAAATGGTTCTAAATTACACGAATTCACGATAGATTTTGTAAAACATTGTCTTGAAAAGCTCAATTACACCCATTCCGATGTAGAAAAGATTAAAAAgaaaacttccaaaagtCCCCAATCAGATGAATCAACTAGGAGAACTCTATATATTTTAATGTCTGAAGAATTACATCATGGGCTCCAGACAGTTACCAGCAACATGTGTCGCACATATACCGACCATGATATACAAGCACTAGCTCATGTTTATTCTGGAATATTACAGTACAAGAGAATGAAACAGCAAATTAAAGGTGAAAGTCATCATGGAGATTTAGATAACATCATTTTTGATTTTGACAAGGCGGCTTCTCTCTATCTTAAATTTGGTAAAAAGTGGGAATCTCTGCTtatttccatattttccTTGTTTGTTGAAGACGATACAGAAGTAACCAAATTTGCAACTAAAAATGCGTCTTTTGAATTGAAAACAAAATCCGATCATGCGAGGTCTGCTCTATCTCTAGAACTTTGTTCGCTTCATtctgaaaagaagaggaaacGAATGTTTCAGATGGTGATGGCTGGACATATGTACAATCAAGCGGGACTTTATAATCTCTCTAAAAGATGTTATTTATTGGCTGTGCCAGAATATGAGGAAAAGGGATGGAATGTTTCCTATGAGCATTTGTTTGGTGCTCTTGGAAGATACAATGCTCAGTACTTTGTAAATGCCCTGAATGGTCTTTCAAATGTTTGTGAATCAAAACTGTTTGCAAACTACGAACATTTTGGTGACATACAGTCGGTagaatctttaaaatcgCAACAATATGCCGGAGACAGAGAAATATCATACCTTAGACGTCTAATGAAAGTATCTTTTATGGTATCATCTGGGAAATCAAAGACAAAGTTAAGAATATCATCAAGCTCTAGTGCTTTTCCAGGCCTTACAATTGAAGGGTCAATTGTACCATCAATTGAGCAAAATGGTTCATTGCCTTTCCCTGTTCGTGTTCCCCTGATTTTACTCAAAAGCAGAGAGGGTGTTCCGGGAAGAAACTGTTTCTTACTCTCTTTCAAACTGCTTCGAGTATTAGGTAACCCAAAAGATCATGACTATACTAGCTACAATGAACGTTatcttgaagaagaatatatGAACAAATGTATAGAAAAACTAGCATCAGAGCatgaagaatggaagctCTGTCTAGACTTTACACGCTCACTAGATAGAGCAAGCTTCAAAAGAAGTACGAAACAAAACACTTTACCACGTACAATTAGGAAGGATTCGCCCATTTTACTACAATTGGAGTTTGTAAATCCTCTACATATTCCGCTACATTGTGATGAGTTTTACATTTTGATAGGCTCTGAATCAGAAAGTTGGTGGGaaaaagtacaagttttATCATATTCTTCGGATGACTCTCTCAAAGAATATGCGTTTGTCTATCTCAAAGAGCTTGAAAAGCAAATTCTTTATATGCAATTCAAAATCTCAAGGTGTGGATCTTTTGTAATAAAGGGTGTACGATGGAAACTTTTTAGTAGTGCCAACTTTTGGGTACCATTGTATCTTTCTGGTGGAAAAGTTACGATAAAGACAGATACCACTGTCTTAAAATCACAGCCACTTTGCGACTATTTGAATGGTAGAAGAAAAAATTATGGACTACATTTCAAAATATCGGAAAAGCAACCCATAGTATCTGTAGAATTCTATAGAAGAAATCCATCTGATTATTTTACGAGTTTTGATAAACGGGAAGATTTTGATATATATGACaaggaatttttaaaggcTATAAAATTGTCCGAGGGTAAAGAATTTTGTGAAGCCCTGGACTCTGAGCAACTTGTCAGAACTAATGATCCTCTTGAAGAGTATGACCCGTTATTATGTATAGTAAGGTGTATATCTGGGGAATTTGTCTTTACGGAACTcaatattaaaaataaaggatCTTATCCTATATCCACAATCACAATTAAAATGACAAGTGTTGGAATCTTCAAATTACCAATGTACCCTATCGGATTCAGAATAGTATCCAATAACGCAAAATCGCTATGGAATGTCACACAGGGACATACAATTAAGATTAGAGAAAATGTTCTTGATGAAAAAACATTTGATGTAGTAATATCCGGAGATGGCCCACTCCTTAATCCTGATGAAACGGCTTCAGTGTTTTTCTTTATGATTCCCAATCTGGTTGGAGATTCTGACATATGTTGTGTTAGTGGGCACGTGTCTATAACATCTGAAGGAGATAATGTGGAAACTATTGTTGTATTTAAACAGTTTTATCTTTTGAGTGACGGAGTTGTTGTGCTTGCAAACGCTGACCATCCATTATCTAAAGTTATAAAGTGTAATATTAAAAATCATTCTGATAAGGATATAACTAGTCTGACTTTCTacaatgatgataaaattttaGAACCAGTCATTTCACCTGTACGAGTACTCAACACAAAATTAGATATAGAGAAAACCATTGTCATCAAAAAGAAAACATCAACAAGTACGTTATTACCatataatgataaattcaCCTCCTTTGTTGTAAAATGGAACTCTGGTAATGTATTCGGCTTTGAATACCCAGCAATCAGTATTCCAACATACGCCAAACTTGTTGTAGATGTAAAAGCAGATCTAAATGTCATACAGTGGGAAGGAAAACCACTAGTTGTAAACATAAATTTTGGAATCACAAATATATCAAAAGAGGCTTTCGAATCATGCTATGCAAAGGTTCCGCTTTTCAACACCAGAGAAGACTGCCACAAATGGTTCTTTGTAGGAACAacaaagaggaaaataCCAGCAACTCAACCAGGGGAAACACAAAATATCGCATTCTCTGCCTTAATACCACTACCAGGGGTCTACATATTTACAGCATCAGACCTTTCATTCACTGGAACCATACAACCCGTTACTATACCAAGCCGACAACAGACTATTGTCGTAAATAAttaa